A genomic region of Choristoneura fumiferana chromosome 15, NRCan_CFum_1, whole genome shotgun sequence contains the following coding sequences:
- the LOC141435510 gene encoding uncharacterized protein isoform X2, producing the protein MASKCSKLVVTLVFLSLVYKSSAIYCYYCNSANNSACLDLNEMNDETRARIIPVVDCATSVMQPVAGDFFCRKIIQTIYNSRRENEVRVTRGCGWIRSDKPCYRADNSDHLETVCQCFHDHCNSGEMVSSETAVVLFLFFSGVLYLYR; encoded by the exons aTGGCGTCAAAATGCTCGAAACTTGTCGTAACTTTGGTGTTTCTATCTTTAGTATATAAAT CGTCAGCAATCTACTGCTACTACTGCAACAGTGCAAACAACAGCGCATGCCTCGACCTTAACGAGATGAACGACGAGACGCGCGCGCGCATCATCCCCGTTGTTGACTGCGCAACATCTGTCATGCAACCCGTCGCCGGCGACTTCTTCTGCCGCAAGATTATTCAGACCA tatacaACAGCAGAAGAGAGAACGAGGTTCGCGTGACCCGCGGTTGCGGTTGGATCCGGTCGGACAAGCCTTGCTACCGTGCTGACAACAGCGACCACCTTGAGACCGTCTGCCAATGCTTCCAT GACCACTGTAACAGCGGAGAGATGGTCAGCTCCGAGACAGCAGTCGTACTGTTCCTGTTTTTCTCTGGAGTCTTATATCTGTACCgttaa
- the LOC141435510 gene encoding uncharacterized protein isoform X1: MIIMASKCSKLVVTLVFLSLVYKSSAIYCYYCNSANNSACLDLNEMNDETRARIIPVVDCATSVMQPVAGDFFCRKIIQTIYNSRRENEVRVTRGCGWIRSDKPCYRADNSDHLETVCQCFHDHCNSGEMVSSETAVVLFLFFSGVLYLYR; the protein is encoded by the exons atg ataattaTGGCGTCAAAATGCTCGAAACTTGTCGTAACTTTGGTGTTTCTATCTTTAGTATATAAAT CGTCAGCAATCTACTGCTACTACTGCAACAGTGCAAACAACAGCGCATGCCTCGACCTTAACGAGATGAACGACGAGACGCGCGCGCGCATCATCCCCGTTGTTGACTGCGCAACATCTGTCATGCAACCCGTCGCCGGCGACTTCTTCTGCCGCAAGATTATTCAGACCA tatacaACAGCAGAAGAGAGAACGAGGTTCGCGTGACCCGCGGTTGCGGTTGGATCCGGTCGGACAAGCCTTGCTACCGTGCTGACAACAGCGACCACCTTGAGACCGTCTGCCAATGCTTCCAT GACCACTGTAACAGCGGAGAGATGGTCAGCTCCGAGACAGCAGTCGTACTGTTCCTGTTTTTCTCTGGAGTCTTATATCTGTACCgttaa